One part of the Streptomyces sp. AM 2-1-1 genome encodes these proteins:
- a CDS encoding YbaK/EbsC family protein → MSTSTAGSAAEPQPAPVSPAHPDAHPRFAAALAELGVSVEVRRFPDATRTAAEAAAAIGCGLAEITKSLVFVADGAPVVVLMDGASRVDVERVREVLGAAKVKRAGADVVREATGYAIGGVPPFGHATRTRVLADQGLLDHSIVWAAAGTPHTVFPLDPESLIAHAGGTVVDVRERSA, encoded by the coding sequence ATGAGTACTTCGACCGCAGGCTCCGCCGCCGAGCCCCAGCCCGCCCCCGTCTCCCCCGCGCACCCCGACGCGCACCCCCGGTTCGCCGCCGCGCTGGCGGAGTTGGGCGTGAGCGTGGAGGTACGCCGCTTCCCCGATGCCACCCGCACGGCGGCCGAGGCGGCCGCCGCGATCGGCTGCGGGCTCGCCGAGATCACCAAGTCCCTGGTGTTCGTGGCCGACGGCGCCCCGGTGGTGGTCCTGATGGACGGCGCCTCCCGGGTCGACGTCGAGCGGGTGCGCGAGGTGCTGGGCGCGGCGAAGGTGAAGCGCGCGGGGGCCGACGTGGTCCGCGAGGCGACCGGGTACGCGATCGGGGGCGTACCGCCCTTCGGCCATGCGACGCGGACCCGGGTGCTGGCCGACCAGGGCTTGCTGGATCACTCGATCGTGTGGGCGGCGGCGGGAACCCCGCACACGGTCTTCCCGCTCGATCCGGAGAGCCTGATCGCCCACGCGGGCGGCACGGTGGTGGACGTGCGCGAGCGGAGCGCCTGA
- a CDS encoding SDR family NAD(P)-dependent oxidoreductase yields the protein MTPHTLARFDGHSILITGAGQGVGAATARRLAAEGASVLVTDLDPARAGATAGRIRDEGGSADSLACDVGDRAAVEAAVAHAVAAFGRLDVLVNNAYAAGPDAPLFEDESDEVWQRDLDICLGGAFRCSRAALPHLAASGRGAIVNIGSVNGEQDFGGHAYSAAKAGLTSLTRTLAGHAGPRGVRVNLIAPGTLRTDAWAGRDAELDRAAALYPLGRIGEPEDIAAAVAFLASRDASWITGTTLRVDGGLLAVNTGFKQAMAGE from the coding sequence ATGACACCCCACACGCTCGCGCGTTTCGACGGCCACAGCATCCTCATCACCGGCGCCGGACAGGGCGTCGGCGCCGCCACCGCCCGCAGGCTCGCGGCCGAGGGCGCCTCGGTCCTCGTCACCGACCTCGACCCGGCCCGGGCCGGGGCCACCGCCGGGCGGATACGGGACGAGGGAGGATCGGCCGACTCCCTCGCCTGCGACGTCGGCGACCGGGCGGCCGTGGAGGCGGCGGTGGCGCACGCGGTCGCGGCCTTCGGCCGGCTCGACGTGCTGGTCAACAACGCCTACGCGGCCGGTCCGGACGCCCCGCTCTTCGAGGACGAGAGCGACGAGGTCTGGCAGCGGGACCTGGACATCTGCCTCGGCGGCGCGTTCCGCTGCTCGCGGGCCGCCCTCCCGCACCTGGCCGCTTCCGGCCGGGGCGCGATCGTCAACATCGGCTCGGTCAACGGCGAGCAGGACTTCGGCGGCCACGCCTACAGCGCCGCCAAGGCGGGCCTCACCAGCCTGACCCGTACGCTCGCCGGCCATGCCGGACCGCGTGGGGTGCGTGTCAACCTCATCGCCCCCGGCACCCTGCGCACCGACGCCTGGGCGGGCCGCGACGCCGAACTCGACCGCGCCGCCGCCCTCTACCCCCTCGGCCGCATCGGCGAGCCGGAGGACATCGCCGCCGCCGTCGCCTTCCTCGCCTCCCGCGACGCGTCCTGGATCACCGGGACCACCCTCCGCGTCGACGGTGGCCTGCTCGCCGTCAACACGGGCTTCAAGCAGGCGATGGCGGGGGAGTGA
- a CDS encoding serine hydrolase domain-containing protein — MDVRGTVAPGFEAVRDAFVRNFEQRGERGAAVALYRDGRKVVDLWAGTRDVDGAEPWAVDTVQIVRSAGKGIAAAVPLMLHQRGQVDLDAPVGTYWPEFKANGKERVLVRDLLAHRAGVPALDRPLTPAEAADGHSGPAALAAQRPEWVPGTDHGYHAQTYSWLIGELVRRATGRTIGRWIAEEIGRPLGLDFWFGLPADEAHRIGRIGPVPPPADGDPGALRIRPKRAVSEAYADPDSLTSRAFGAIHPDPDENDPAYRAAELPASNGIATARALARCYAAMIGEVDGHRLFAPATLTLARTEESAGPDRVLVVHTRFGLGYMLHGPAAPLLGPGSFGHPGRGGSLGFADPESRIALGYVTNGLRKGVTADPRAQALIRAVRSVL, encoded by the coding sequence GTGGACGTACGGGGCACGGTGGCCCCCGGATTCGAAGCGGTCCGGGACGCCTTCGTACGGAACTTCGAACAGCGCGGTGAGCGCGGCGCGGCCGTCGCCCTCTACCGCGACGGGCGCAAGGTCGTGGACCTCTGGGCCGGTACGAGGGACGTGGACGGCGCCGAGCCCTGGGCGGTGGACACCGTCCAGATCGTCCGCTCGGCCGGCAAGGGCATCGCCGCCGCCGTCCCCCTGATGCTGCATCAGCGCGGACAGGTGGACCTGGACGCCCCGGTCGGCACGTACTGGCCCGAGTTCAAGGCGAACGGCAAGGAACGCGTCCTCGTCCGCGACCTCCTCGCCCACCGGGCCGGCGTCCCCGCCCTGGACCGGCCGCTCACCCCCGCCGAGGCCGCCGACGGCCACAGCGGCCCGGCCGCCCTCGCCGCCCAACGCCCCGAGTGGGTACCGGGAACCGACCACGGCTACCACGCCCAGACCTACAGCTGGCTCATCGGCGAACTCGTCCGCCGGGCCACCGGCCGGACCATCGGCCGCTGGATCGCCGAGGAGATCGGCCGCCCCCTCGGACTCGACTTCTGGTTCGGGCTCCCCGCCGACGAAGCCCACCGCATCGGCCGGATCGGCCCCGTCCCACCCCCCGCCGACGGCGACCCGGGCGCCCTGCGGATCCGGCCCAAACGCGCCGTCAGCGAGGCCTACGCCGACCCGGACTCGCTCACCAGCCGGGCCTTCGGCGCGATCCACCCGGACCCGGACGAGAACGACCCCGCCTACCGGGCCGCCGAACTCCCCGCCTCCAACGGCATCGCCACCGCCCGTGCCCTCGCCCGCTGTTACGCCGCGATGATCGGCGAGGTCGACGGCCACCGCCTCTTCGCCCCGGCCACCCTCACCCTGGCCCGTACCGAGGAGTCCGCCGGACCCGACCGGGTCCTCGTCGTCCACACCCGTTTTGGACTCGGGTACATGCTGCACGGCCCCGCCGCCCCGCTGCTCGGCCCCGGCTCCTTCGGCCACCCCGGACGCGGCGGCTCCCTCGGCTTCGCCGACCCCGAGTCCCGCATCGCCCTCGGCTACGTCACCAACGGCCTCCGGAAGGGAGTCACCGCCGACCCCCGCGCCCAGGCACTGATCCGGGCGGTGCGATCGGTGCTCTGA
- a CDS encoding ABC transporter ATP-binding protein: MNSPTPTGPTPPAAPPSLDVSGLAYAYPDGHQALFGVNLTVGRGERVALLGPNGAGKTTLVLHLNGILDAGAGTVRVAGLPVEKRNLAEIRRRVGIVFQDPDDQLFMPTVREDVAFGPAASGLRGPELEARVTTALTQVGMAEYADRPPHHLSFGQRRRVAVATVLAMEPEILVLDEPSSNLDPASRRELADILRSLDITVLMVTHDLPYALELCPRAVVLSDGVIVADDRTQNLLLDEELMRAHRLELPFGFDPGSVTPETG, encoded by the coding sequence ATGAACAGCCCCACCCCCACCGGCCCCACTCCCCCCGCCGCGCCGCCCTCCCTCGACGTCAGCGGGCTCGCCTACGCCTACCCGGACGGACACCAGGCGCTCTTCGGGGTGAACCTCACCGTCGGCCGCGGCGAGCGCGTCGCCCTGCTCGGCCCCAACGGCGCCGGGAAGACCACCCTCGTACTCCACCTCAACGGCATCCTCGACGCGGGCGCCGGTACGGTCCGCGTCGCCGGACTCCCGGTCGAGAAGCGGAACCTAGCCGAGATCCGCCGCCGCGTCGGCATCGTCTTCCAGGACCCCGACGACCAGCTCTTCATGCCCACCGTCCGCGAGGACGTCGCCTTCGGCCCCGCCGCCTCCGGGCTGCGCGGACCCGAACTGGAGGCCCGGGTCACCACCGCCCTCACCCAGGTCGGCATGGCCGAGTACGCCGACCGCCCGCCGCACCACCTCTCCTTCGGGCAGCGCCGCCGGGTGGCCGTGGCCACCGTCCTCGCCATGGAGCCGGAGATCCTCGTCCTCGACGAGCCGTCCTCCAACCTGGACCCCGCCTCCCGCCGTGAACTCGCCGACATCCTGCGCTCCTTGGACATCACCGTCCTGATGGTCACGCACGACCTCCCGTACGCCCTGGAACTCTGCCCCCGCGCTGTCGTCCTCAGCGACGGGGTGATCGTCGCCGACGACCGCACGCAGAACCTCCTCCTCGACGAGGAACTGATGCGCGCTCACAGGCTGGAGCTGCCCTTCGGCTTCGATCCCGGTTCCGTGACCCCCGAAACGGGGTGA
- the cbiQ gene encoding cobalt ECF transporter T component CbiQ produces the protein MGSGHAHRLYRHGHSPVHALPPHCKLAAVFVFVLVVVSTPRDAVWAFALYAVLLGAVAAVARIPAGYLLKRLVVEIPFVAFALLMPFFVPGEQTGFLGLHLSVPGLWGAWNVLAKGTLGVAASVILASTTELRALLLGLQRLRLPPLLVQIASFMIRYGDVITDEMRRMSIARRSRGFEARGVRQWGVLAKSAGALFIRSYERGERVHLAMVSRGYTGTMPVIDEVTATRVQWAYAAALPLPALVVCALGWAL, from the coding sequence ATGGGTTCGGGCCACGCCCACCGCCTCTACCGGCACGGACACTCCCCCGTCCACGCGCTGCCCCCGCACTGCAAGCTCGCCGCCGTCTTCGTCTTCGTCCTCGTCGTGGTCTCCACCCCGCGCGACGCGGTCTGGGCCTTCGCGCTGTACGCGGTCCTGCTCGGAGCCGTCGCCGCGGTGGCCCGGATCCCCGCCGGGTACCTCCTGAAGCGACTGGTCGTGGAGATCCCGTTCGTCGCGTTCGCGCTGCTCATGCCGTTCTTCGTACCGGGGGAGCAGACCGGGTTCCTCGGCCTCCACCTGAGCGTGCCCGGCCTCTGGGGCGCCTGGAACGTCCTCGCCAAGGGCACCCTCGGCGTCGCCGCCTCGGTGATCCTCGCCTCCACCACCGAACTCCGCGCCCTGCTGCTGGGCCTCCAGCGGCTCAGACTTCCGCCGCTCCTCGTCCAGATCGCGTCCTTCATGATCCGGTACGGGGACGTCATCACCGACGAGATGCGCCGGATGTCGATCGCCCGCCGCTCCCGGGGCTTCGAGGCGCGCGGTGTACGGCAGTGGGGCGTCCTCGCCAAGTCGGCCGGCGCCCTCTTCATCCGGTCCTACGAACGCGGCGAGCGCGTCCACCTGGCGATGGTCAGCCGGGGGTACACCGGGACCATGCCGGTCATCGACGAGGTGACGGCCACCCGTGTCCAGTGGGCGTACGCGGCGGCCCTCCCGCTGCCCGCCCTCGTGGTCTGCGCCCTGGGGTGGGCGCTGTGA
- a CDS encoding energy-coupling factor ABC transporter permease — MHVPDGFINAPVSVATGVVAAGAVAVSLRGARRELGERTAPLAGLMAAFIFAVQMLNFPVGAGTSGHLLGGALAAILVGPYTGVLCVTVVLLMQGILFADGGLTALGVNITDMGVVTTVVAYGVFRLLMRVLPRRRSTVTVASFVAALVSVPAAALAFTFLYWIGGTTDIPIGDVFKAMVTVHVFIGIGEAVITAATVGAVIAVRPDLVHGARGFAAPLKLRVDGKLVDAAPAAATRGTKTIGVATRSTRGLLAAGLLAALVLAGFVSYYASSSPDGLEKVATDQGIDRHVKEHASADSPLADYGVKDVDDARLSGGLAGVIGVGATVVVGGTVFWVIRRRRDEGGDTTAGHADTPLSEKV; from the coding sequence ATGCATGTACCCGACGGTTTCATCAACGCACCTGTCTCGGTGGCCACCGGAGTCGTCGCCGCGGGCGCCGTCGCGGTCAGCCTGCGTGGCGCCCGCCGTGAGCTGGGCGAGCGCACCGCCCCGCTCGCCGGGCTGATGGCGGCCTTCATCTTCGCCGTGCAGATGCTGAACTTCCCCGTGGGCGCGGGCACCAGCGGCCACCTGCTCGGCGGGGCCCTGGCGGCGATACTCGTCGGGCCCTACACCGGGGTCCTCTGCGTCACCGTGGTCCTGCTGATGCAGGGCATCCTCTTCGCCGACGGCGGCCTCACCGCCCTCGGTGTCAACATCACGGACATGGGCGTGGTCACGACCGTCGTCGCGTACGGGGTCTTCCGCCTGCTGATGCGGGTCCTGCCGCGCCGCCGGTCCACCGTCACGGTCGCCTCCTTCGTCGCCGCGCTGGTCTCCGTACCCGCCGCCGCCCTCGCCTTCACGTTCCTCTACTGGATCGGTGGCACCACCGACATCCCGATCGGCGACGTCTTCAAGGCGATGGTCACCGTCCACGTCTTCATCGGCATCGGCGAGGCGGTCATCACCGCCGCCACGGTCGGCGCCGTCATCGCGGTCCGCCCCGACCTGGTGCACGGTGCCAGGGGCTTCGCCGCGCCGCTCAAGCTCCGGGTGGACGGGAAGCTGGTCGACGCCGCCCCCGCCGCCGCCACGAGGGGCACCAAGACCATCGGCGTCGCGACCCGCTCCACGCGCGGTCTGCTGGCCGCCGGTCTGCTCGCCGCCCTCGTGCTGGCCGGCTTCGTCTCGTACTACGCCTCCTCCAGCCCCGACGGCCTGGAGAAGGTCGCCACCGACCAGGGCATCGACCGGCACGTCAAGGAGCACGCCTCCGCCGACTCCCCGCTCGCCGACTACGGAGTGAAGGACGTGGACGACGCCCGCCTCTCCGGTGGTCTCGCCGGGGTCATCGGCGTCGGTGCCACCGTCGTGGTGGGCGGCACGGTGTTCTGGGTGATCCGCCGCCGCCGGGACGAGGGCGGGGACACGACGGCCGGACACGCCGACACGCCGCTCTCCGAGAAGGTCTGA
- a CDS encoding MMPL family transporter, translating into MATFLYKLGRLAFRRRRYVALIWVALLAVAGVGAATAATPASSSFSIPGTEAQKAFDLLEQRFPASHANGATARVVFNVPDGQKVTDAAHKADVEKIVGELKGSSDQVASVTDPYTANAVSEDGSTAYISVSYTEDATNITDATRDALTEAGDHAEASGMTVAVGGDALEPGAEGGATEVIGVVLAAVVLVVTLGSLVAAGLPLLTAIIGVGIGVGSITALANVLDLGTTTSTLAAMIGLAVGIDYALFIVSRYRAELAEGRKPEEAAGRAVGTAGSAVVFAGLTVVIALAGLAVVNVPMLTKMGFAAAGTVVVAVLIALTLVPALMGFAGRRIMGRKARKAAAANLPDARPNGGTRWARFVLRRPVWVLVVGVLGLGAIALPATSLEMGLPDDGSQPKSTTQRQAYDMLSDGFGPGFNGPLMVVVDTRHSSDGKTAVKQVTDEIESIGHVAAVAPAVYNEAGDTATITVVPKDRPSSAGTEELVHQIRDAGRHIKSDTGAEVLVTGATAMNIDFSQKMNDALVPYLGLVVGLAFLLLILVFRSILVPLKAALGFLLSVVAALGAVVAVFQWGWLASLLGVETTGPIMSMMPIFMVGVVFGLAMDYEVFLVTRMREAYVHGETPHQAIETGFKHGARVVTAAAVIMMAVFGGFIGATESMIKMIGFGLAIAVFFDAFVVRMAIVPAVLALLGKHAWWLPRWLDRALPNVDVEGEGLRKHLPADDAGDGDGPAGGERALSRV; encoded by the coding sequence GTGGCCACTTTCCTTTACAAACTCGGGCGCCTCGCGTTCCGCAGGCGGCGCTACGTCGCCCTCATCTGGGTTGCCCTGCTGGCAGTCGCCGGAGTGGGTGCCGCCACCGCGGCCACCCCCGCCTCCAGTTCCTTCTCGATACCGGGGACGGAGGCGCAGAAGGCCTTCGACCTGCTGGAGCAGCGCTTCCCCGCCTCCCACGCGAATGGCGCCACCGCCCGGGTCGTCTTCAACGTCCCGGACGGGCAGAAGGTGACCGACGCGGCCCACAAGGCCGACGTCGAGAAGATCGTCGGTGAGCTGAAGGGCAGTTCCGACCAGGTCGCCTCGGTGACCGACCCGTACACCGCCAACGCCGTCAGCGAGGACGGTTCGACCGCGTACATCTCGGTCTCCTACACCGAGGACGCCACCAACATCACCGACGCGACCCGCGACGCCCTCACCGAGGCGGGCGACCACGCCGAGGCGAGCGGGATGACGGTGGCCGTCGGCGGTGACGCGCTCGAACCCGGCGCCGAGGGCGGCGCCACCGAGGTCATCGGCGTCGTCCTCGCCGCAGTGGTGCTCGTCGTCACCCTGGGCTCGTTGGTCGCCGCCGGGCTTCCGCTGCTGACCGCGATCATCGGCGTCGGCATCGGCGTCGGCTCGATCACGGCGCTCGCCAACGTGCTGGACCTCGGCACCACCACCTCCACGCTCGCGGCGATGATCGGCCTGGCGGTCGGCATCGACTACGCGCTCTTCATCGTCTCCCGCTACCGGGCCGAACTGGCCGAGGGGCGGAAACCGGAGGAAGCCGCCGGACGGGCGGTCGGCACGGCCGGCTCCGCCGTCGTCTTCGCCGGGCTGACCGTGGTCATCGCCCTCGCGGGTCTCGCCGTCGTCAACGTCCCCATGCTCACCAAGATGGGCTTCGCCGCCGCCGGCACGGTCGTCGTCGCCGTCCTCATCGCTCTCACCCTGGTTCCGGCCCTGATGGGCTTCGCGGGCAGGCGGATCATGGGCCGCAAGGCGCGCAAGGCCGCCGCCGCGAACCTTCCCGACGCCAGGCCGAACGGCGGTACCCGCTGGGCCCGCTTCGTGCTGCGCCGCCCGGTGTGGGTCCTGGTCGTCGGGGTCCTCGGCCTCGGGGCCATCGCCCTGCCGGCCACCTCGCTGGAGATGGGCCTGCCGGACGACGGCTCCCAGCCCAAGAGCACCACCCAGCGCCAGGCGTACGACATGCTGTCGGACGGTTTCGGCCCCGGCTTCAACGGGCCGCTGATGGTCGTGGTCGACACCCGCCACAGCTCGGACGGTAAGACCGCGGTCAAGCAGGTCACCGACGAGATCGAGTCCATCGGCCACGTCGCCGCCGTCGCCCCGGCCGTGTACAACGAGGCCGGGGACACCGCGACGATCACGGTCGTCCCGAAGGACCGGCCCAGCTCGGCCGGCACGGAAGAGCTCGTGCACCAGATCCGTGACGCGGGTCGGCACATCAAGAGCGACACCGGCGCCGAAGTGCTGGTCACCGGCGCCACCGCGATGAACATCGACTTCTCGCAGAAGATGAACGACGCGCTCGTCCCCTACCTGGGGCTCGTCGTCGGCCTGGCCTTCCTCCTGCTGATCCTGGTCTTCCGCTCGATCCTCGTCCCGCTGAAGGCGGCCCTCGGCTTCCTGCTCTCGGTCGTCGCGGCACTCGGCGCGGTCGTCGCGGTCTTCCAGTGGGGCTGGCTCGCCTCCCTGCTGGGCGTGGAGACGACCGGTCCGATCATGTCGATGATGCCGATCTTCATGGTCGGCGTGGTCTTCGGTCTGGCGATGGACTACGAGGTCTTCCTCGTCACCCGGATGCGGGAGGCGTACGTCCACGGGGAGACCCCGCACCAGGCGATCGAGACCGGCTTCAAACACGGCGCCCGTGTGGTCACGGCGGCGGCGGTCATCATGATGGCGGTCTTCGGCGGCTTCATCGGCGCCACCGAGTCGATGATCAAGATGATCGGTTTCGGTCTCGCGATCGCCGTCTTCTTCGACGCCTTCGTGGTCCGCATGGCGATCGTCCCCGCCGTGCTCGCCCTGCTGGGCAAGCACGCCTGGTGGCTTCCGCGCTGGCTGGACCGCGCCCTGCCGAACGTCGACGTCGAGGGCGAGGGTCTGCGCAAGCACCTCCCGGCCGACGACGCCGGTGACGGCGACGGGCCGGCCGGCGGCGAGCGCGCGCTGAGCCGGGTCTGA
- a CDS encoding TetR/AcrR family transcriptional regulator, whose translation MARTRLTPERESELFAAVLDLLREVGYDALTMDAVAARTHASKATLYRQWGSKPELVVTALRHNKPVSLADIDTGSVRGDFHAVVTRTDDCRMEQDSALMRGLSHAVHDNPDLHQALRDLLVEPELSGLALLLRRGVERGELNPDNPALKYVPHMLMGALGVRHLVDGRPVDQEFLLEYVDSVVLPALGVAGRTTAGASSPVRA comes from the coding sequence GTGGCACGCACCAGGCTCACGCCTGAACGCGAGAGCGAGCTGTTCGCCGCCGTCCTCGACCTGCTCCGCGAGGTCGGCTACGACGCCCTGACCATGGACGCCGTCGCCGCCCGCACCCACGCCAGCAAGGCCACCCTCTACCGCCAGTGGGGGAGCAAGCCCGAGCTGGTGGTGACGGCCCTGCGGCACAACAAGCCGGTGAGCCTCGCCGACATCGACACGGGATCGGTGCGTGGGGACTTCCACGCCGTCGTGACCCGTACCGACGACTGCCGGATGGAACAGGATTCCGCGCTCATGCGAGGCCTGAGCCATGCCGTCCACGACAACCCCGATCTGCACCAGGCCCTGCGCGACCTGCTGGTCGAGCCGGAGCTCTCCGGACTCGCCCTGCTGCTGCGCAGGGGTGTCGAGCGGGGCGAGCTGAACCCGGACAATCCGGCGCTCAAGTACGTACCCCACATGCTGATGGGCGCCCTCGGCGTCCGGCACCTGGTCGACGGCCGCCCCGTCGACCAGGAGTTCCTTCTCGAATACGTCGACTCCGTGGTGCTCCCCGCCCTCGGTGTCGCCGGGCGGACCACGGCCGGGGCTTCGAGCCCCGTCCGAGCCTGA